TTGTAGTTCATTTTCTTTGGGTGGAATGGAGGTCGAACTACATTTTCTGATTTATCCTATGGGTATTGAAGTCAACCATTGAATGGTTTTTAGGgccaatgaaaaaagaaaaagaaaaagaaaaaaaagaacaggtGGTGTCTAGTTTTGAGGTGGTTGTGTTACCTGTtagatatttttgtcttttagagCTGTGTACATGCTCTGCTATTGATTGGTCTCTTTTGGTACTGTCGGTTTTTTGGCCTTTCGTACTTTGCCTCCAACAAATTTATTACCTCtccttaaaaaaagaaaagtggctgTTGTATATGTTTTTTTGAAGGTGATAACAGTTGTGCCAACCATTGTTTACACTGGATGTTTGGGTCTCTAATCCCCACCCCACAAAAGGAAATTCCCAGTTTGTCTTCAATAACGGCATTTTGTGATTTCAGAATGTTCATTTTGCTAATGAATGGTGAAGAATTGAACTAATTGATTTCGGGTGTGGATTGATTAGAAGCTATACAAATAAAACCAATTGAAAGGGCTGGTAGTGgatgaaggaaagaaaaataaggttGAGGGATTTCATGTTGCTATGGAAGAAGAGTTTCCTTTACTGATCATCTTTTAGCAGAATCTCACCCCAAGGGATGCAGAACTGAGGGGCTAAGATTATCTTCTTCAACTTCAATGATCACAAACATGTGTGCACATTTGTAACTAGATGATCAGTTTTGGATCAAGTTTGGAAAACTAGAAAATTTGGGACATAAACCCACTAACCAAGTGACTTGGATGCTACTAGCAAGTAACAGCTGAAAGTTTATGACGTAGCCTTTATCTGATGTTTCATTAGCTTTTCCTTAACTATCTGTTTTTTATGTCCAGGCTCTTAAGTCGCCGAGCCTGTCAGTATCTAATTTTGCTTAGCTTCTGACATTCAGAGCTATGTCAAAGCATTGTTGCTTAGTTTTGTATGATGGTGTATAGTTGATAAATGCTGCTGAAAGTAGAGAACTTTGCTTGCCATAATGGATTGCTGATGGTATATAATGCAGTAATATCTGATGTTTCATTAGCTTTTCCTTAACTATCTGTTTTTTATGTCCAGGCTCTTAAGTCGCCGAGCCTGTCAGTATCTAATTTTGCTTAGCTTCTGACATTCAGAGCTATGTCAAAGCATTGTTGCTTAGTTTTGTATGATGGTGTATAGTTGATAAATGCTGCTGAAAGTAGAGAACTTTGCTTGCCATAATGGATTGCTGATGGTATATAATGCAGTAAATTTCCCACTTACCATTATTTGAGGATGGCACTTGGCTGCAGCAAgtcttttttgctttgttttctttgatCTGTAGGTGTGTTCATTTTTGTAACCAGTCACTACTTTGTCCTTTTTGCCTTCTCCAATCTCATTTCATTGCCCCTTCAATACTGTGAATAGTAAACATTGAGCTATTGCCAATAAATACCTTTTCGTTTATTTCATTCAATGAACAGATTTTTCTAACATGGCTGGTAGATTGATCCACAAGTTACTGAGGGGTAGACTCCAATCTCAATCCACTGTAAGATtaattttcctcctttgcaTTGTAAATATAGCATGTGAACTTCATTGAATTTTTGTCATTGTGTGTGACATTTGAGGTTCAATGCTTCTCAGCAGTTGCTTTGATTCTGTAGCTAAGAAGACAATGGTTTACATTGTATTCCGTCTCTTTCGTTCTTAGTGTGTTGGTGTTTGTATTGGGTTTTTCCTTGTTGTTTTAGGCCAGATAACAAGCACACTTTAGCTTGTATTTGCATATAGAAAAATATACGTGCAAGTACATAGGCCTTGCTAAGATCAGTTTTCAGATTTTCTGTGGCAAATGGACAGTAGTTGCtttttttttgtgccaaaaATGCCATGATTATGTACCGGTAAATGAAGTTGCTTGTTTCTCAgcatacacttttttttttattcttacaGACAATTCCTTCAATCTTGGTATTCGAAACACTTATTTTGCTTTAGTGGTTTCTAGATGGCAAAGAATGTAAAGGCCATCAATGAgaaaatttcctttttgtttgaaaaatctctTGGACAGAGATTGAAGCATGTGCAAGGCTACACACGAGTCCAATTGCTTGGTTATTATTTAAGAAGTTTGTGAATATGAACTCTTTACCTTTTGGGGCGACGGGTGGAAGGGAAGTTGTGTTGACGTTGAGCAATCTAAAAAGTACACTCTGTGATAATGTTTTCTGGGATGTATGACGCTGAAACAAGGAAGCCTTTTATAGATGATTCTGAATTGCTTAGAACTGAAGATCGAGATACATTAGCAATTTTTAGACTTTAGCAATGTGCAGTCTGCACATAGAAAGTTTGCATTGTTCAAtaccttcttttctttctgcTCATTCCCCCttctctcaaacaaacataaggTGAGGTTCCAACAAAATGAGGTCTGAGAACAAAGTCTGGCAAATGCATCAGGGTCCAGTGAAGGGCGAATGCGCAATGTGAGGCGTTTTTATCTCTCATGAAGCAAGGTATAGGCCTTGTGGCATAATAACTTGAAATCACATAATACGTAAAATTATCTTAACGGAACCCAAATGTGCGGGAGGGAGAGGGTGATACCAATGCTAAGTCAAAGTTATAGGAGCAAAAATTTGATGCACTTTTATACCTTATGTTGAATGTTGAGTCTTATGCTCTAGGGAGATATTGCTATTTTATGTGAATCAGAGTTGTGCTTTGGGGATTTCATCATCATGGAGTTGCCAAACTATATGAGCTTTATGAGGCACTTCAAAGGttgtgtttatttttctatgcTTTCAGATAATCCTTGAAGATTCACCCCCCAGACACACATAAGACCACACGAGAAAATTAAGAGCAGCATGGGAaggctgctgcttcttcttcttctccttcttttccCCTGTTTGTTTTTAATGAAATCTTGGCACAAATAATCAAGGTTCATGCCAGGGAAGATTCTTGTTTTTGGGCCAATATACTTTTAATAAGTAATTCTCttgatatactccctccgtcccaaattgtttgtccggtccgcaaaacgaggactcaaaaataatgcacttatttcaagaaaaaattcaaacttttttcataaattaaaagaactcatcgatatctagtgaattgttgaaaaaaatttgattttttcttacaaaaattgtattatttttacatcctcgttttgcggaccggacaaacattatgggacggagggagtacatatgAGCAAAACTTTGGTGCTTAACTAGTTTGCTAATCTAGTAACTGGGAAAAATGTAAGCTCTTGGGATTCCAGCAACTTAGTATGGTTTTGGGGTAGTGCGATACATGTTAGCAAGAATTTAGTCAGTGGTTATGCATCTTGCACTTGCCTATGGAAAGATTTTGTGTTCTACTGGTGTTAATCTTGGATTGGCATAGATTGGTGTCTGATGGTAAGTTTATTATAAGCCTGGGAGTCTTGGACTaggttattttaaaaaaaattattgatggTGGTCCTGAAATTTCACTATTTCATTTATGGTGGTCACCACTGAAGGATACTGTATCTTCCATGACACTCTGCAGGTCCCTCCAGTTTTGTCATCCCGTTTTTCTAACAAAGATGGATCTCCTGGCATGGAATACCTAAGAACTTTTGCACTGCTTGGAGCTGGTGTATCGGGGCTTTTGAGTTTCACAACAATAGCATCTGCTGATGAGGCTGAACATGGTCTACCATGTCCAAACTATCCCTGGCCTCACGAAGGCATTCTGAGTTCATACGATCATGGCTCGTGAGTATTGATGAGCTTATGAAATACTTTCCAGATGCTTTGTCTTAGCTTGCAGTTGTGCTTTCTCTTAGAGCGATACAACTTGTCAAAGGATGGTTGATTTATGGTCGTCCCTTGAACAAAAACAATTAACCTCAGTTTGACAACTCACTCCAAGTTGCTCATTTCTTGTTTCAGTCCCGCTGGCCATTTTTCTCCTATAGAGAACCACTTCTTCTCTTGCCATGTCATCATGCGATGTTTTCAGCCATTTGCATCATAGCTTTTGAACAGAAAATTTATGACCTCTTCCTGCCGCAGCATTGAGCTTTAGCATTTTCTCGTGAAATTTCTTACTCTTAAATAGACCATTCATTTCCTTTGAACACTGTATTGTATTTTTACTTGCTTACAGTTATTGGGCTTTTTTTATATATCTACATTAAGCTTAATATGTTTGATTTCACTGGGCAGAATTCGTCGTGGTCATCAGGTTTACCAGCAAGTCTGTGCTTCCTGTCATTCTATGGGCCTAATTTCATATCGTGACTTGGTGGGTGTAGCATACACAGAGGAGGAAACAAAGGCTATGGCAGCTGAGATTGAGGTTGTTGATGGACCCAATGATGAGGGTGAAATGTTTACTCGCCCTGGTAAACTTAGTGATCGTTTCCCGCAGCCATATGCCAATGAACAAGCTGCTAGGTTTGCTAATGGAGGAGCCTATCCTCCAGATCTAAGTCTTATCACCAAAGTAATTCCTGTCTTCTGTTTCTAATTTCTTTTCGAGTGATTCAGTATTGCCTGTGTCTAAGAAATCTTACTGTTTGACCTTTCAGGCTCGTCACAATGGTCAGAACTATGTATTTGCCCTTCTAACTGGTTACCATGATCCTCCTGCTGGTGTTTCAGTAAGTTCTAATTAATAACAGTATCTTCTGCAACTTTCTTCTTGAACCTTGATGTTTATTACTTTGTTTAATggtattttaaaataaatagtaCTTCAATCAgtcaataaaagaagaagaagaagaatgtagTTATTGCCAATTTGCCACAGCTCCAGTGGCTGCTATGGCAGGAAAATTTTAGAGCTTTTGTATTAGATGCAGCTGGAAAATGGTCATAAATTTGGAATGACTTGTGCCGATTGTAGTTTTCCGTGTGGGGTACAGTTTGACGGTGGTAGTTTAGCCTGTTCTCCATCACATGGAATGCTGTCATTTGAAACTAATGTATGCCACTTATGGTTGCATGTCacttaattgaaaaaaaaaacaaaaacttatgATTGCGTGTCATTGTCGTGCGTGTGTGATTTATGTCATGAAGTCATCAGAGCTTCCGCTGTCTATAGGAAATTAAGGATAATTATTTCCATACTTTTCGGGTCCGCATATATAATGTGCTCGACTTTAGTTATTGGTTCCCTCACTTCATGAACTTTGTCCTTAATGGCTTAAGATGGAAGGCGTCTCCATCTGTTGATGATCGATTGATCTCATTCTTGGGAATTGCTTTTCTGGGTTGTACTGTTTGTGCCCTTAAATCGAAAACATAAGTTGGGGTATTGTCTGATGtatacttttttcaaaaaatgtgaaGATCATGGTAGTATGCAAAACCACCACATGTTTGCTCTTTTGCTTGTGGAATACCATCTATAATTGATGTATTTGTGTGACCTTGCTCGTACTATTTTTGAGTAAGTTTAGGTACTACCCTCTTTTTTTGCTTAATCACCCAGATTGTCGTGGTATTGTAGATCCGAGAAGGTTTGCATTACAATCCTTACTTCCCTGGTGGAGCTATTGCTATGCCTAAAATGCTTAATGATGGAGCTGTTGAGTATGAAGATGGTACCCCTGCAACGGAAGCTCAGGTTGGTTCCTCTCTAACTTTACCTCGGTATTATAGGGGCTTGAATAATCTTTAAAATTGTTGCGCTTGTTCTCCTAAACCCATTGTTGTAGTTAAAAGCTCATACTCCTCTCTAATATGTGCAGATGGGGAAGGATGTTGTGTCGTTTTTGTCATGGGCTGCAGAACCAGAAATGGAAGAAAGGAAACTGGTATGCTGACTTTAACAGTACCACACATCATTATATTACGAAACAAATGTTTATGCAAACGGAGTTTGTACACAATTTTCCTACCTAATGATTTGAGCTTTTGAGGTCCTCCAAACGAAAACACCCATGGTTATTGTATTTTATTTCAAAGTGCTCCCACATCATCCTTATCGatatttggttttgtttttcacCACAAGGCAGTATTTTCCTCatttggttttgtgtttctcCACAAGGCAGTATTTTCCTCTTGGTGGTTCTATAGGAGTTAGTAATTTTCTCATGTGTGCGACTTTCTTAATGCAGATGGGATTCAAGTGGATATTTGTCCTGTCACTGGCATTGCTTCAAGCTGGTTATTACCGACGAATGAAGTGGTCCGTTCTCAAGTCTCGTAAGCTCGTGCTTGATGTCGTCAACTAGATCTGTATCCTCTTGTTCCTCTTGAGATAATGCTTGTGGGAGGAATCCATATGGCAATAATTTATACGACGAACTATGTTTTTCTGCTGTGAAAATTGGTTCAACCCGTCCATTGGTAATGGGGGGTTACTGGAAGAGTTAATTTTTGAGTTAAATTCAGTTGACGAAATAAGAGactgtttttttgaaattgtgaaCTGGCCAGAATTGTTGAAATGCAAAATTTTTGTGGTTGGCTTCCAGTCTTGTGTATTGTCGTTTCCTTTTTCGATTGACTGTAGAAACATACGAATGTGTAATACAATATTTGTTTTGTGCTACATCACATGAGGGAATATTAATTCGCATTGAGTAGGTTTGGATTGATTAAGCTTtgtataaaaaaagagagattaatTGGTCCAGTGGGCTCGCTGTAATCTCCTCTGTGGGGTTTAAGTTACTGATATCCGATCAGCTTGAGCTTTCATGTACCTACTTTGACAAGACGAACAAAATGAACGCTTCATATCAAATAAGAGAATCCCGAGTGGGCTACCTAATGCGGGCACAACATGAGTGTACACACTGCTCATCAACATTGATAACGATACCGTTAGGACTgataaataaaacaaattgTAAGAgttcgggttcgggttcgggttcgggttcgCTCGTTAAAAGTTTGTCTATGCTCAGTTTGatacataaacaaaccaagttTCAATCTTTTTGAAGTTTGttgaagttttcaaatcaaacttgaaaaaaCTACTACTGGCCTCTTCAGTTTATGATATGTGAAAACTGTTAACCTGCTCGAAATCGGCTTTGATTAAGTCTTGTTGAAGATTCATACTAATTTTCAAAAAGATAGCTCTTAATTATATACGTAACTACTATAAATAAATCAGGTTAGATCGGGTGGTTCATTTTTTATTAACATTAGTAGATGCTCTCAAGGCATTGTCATGTCCCATAATCCTTCACCACCTCACACATTCATGTTGAGTTAGTTAGAAAGGTGTAAGCTTTAGTCAATGATGTAATTAGTAAGTGTGTCTATAAAAGTAGTTGTACAAAATACTCAGTTGGTAGACTAAAAATAGTAATTCACAATTATGCATAGGTACTATTCCTATGATGTAATCAGTGATGTATTCTCCAGTGTTTGTATTCCCTCCTTACGTCTATAAAGGGAGGGCTCCGCTTATTGTAATAACCAAGTCAGTTGAAGTTAAAAAAGCCAGTCAGTGTTTGCAATAATATTTCAGTCTCTTGTGTTCTTATAATCCCTTGTTGTGTTCTCTCTACAATCCTAAGTTTAAAACTCTACAGGAATTGTGATGATAGGTGTTATCAGCCAAATTGCAATACACACGGCACACAAAGAATAATCGTATAAAGACTGCAAATAAAAGAACAGAGAGATTTGCACGCGTTATCCAAATAACTAGATAATAACAGTCATGCCTCACACAACCATACAAAATGGATGAGGAGTGTAGAAAATAAACTCGACAAACCCAATAGAGAATGTCTTAAACAACCGTGACGATGCTCCAAAATTACTGAATAATCACTAAAAAACACTGAATATAATTATTGCTCCCACAAAAAAGGCAGAT
This DNA window, taken from Rhododendron vialii isolate Sample 1 chromosome 8a, ASM3025357v1, encodes the following:
- the LOC131336126 gene encoding cytochrome c1-2, heme protein, mitochondrial, whose product is MAGRLIHKLLRGRLQSQSTVPPVLSSRFSNKDGSPGMEYLRTFALLGAGVSGLLSFTTIASADEAEHGLPCPNYPWPHEGILSSYDHGSIRRGHQVYQQVCASCHSMGLISYRDLVGVAYTEEETKAMAAEIEVVDGPNDEGEMFTRPGKLSDRFPQPYANEQAARFANGGAYPPDLSLITKARHNGQNYVFALLTGYHDPPAGVSIREGLHYNPYFPGGAIAMPKMLNDGAVEYEDGTPATEAQMGKDVVSFLSWAAEPEMEERKLMGFKWIFVLSLALLQAGYYRRMKWSVLKSRKLVLDVVN